One Gordonia pseudamarae genomic window, GCCAGTTCGGGTCATGGACGCCGGTACGAATGCGGATGCCGGGGGCGGCGTTCTTCGCGATGGCCGAGTTGGTGAGTCCGCGCACGTCGATCACGGTCAGCTCGCGGTTGATGTAACCGAAATAGCCCACCTCGGAAAACGAGACCGTGGCGCCTTCCGGAAGGCAAGACGTCAAGCGCACACTTTCGATCCAGCTCGCGCTATACGGTCCGTAACCTCCGTCGGCGACGAGCGACCCGTTGTCCACGCCCCGGGTGTTCCACGCCGGATTGACGGTCTCCTGCCCGGGACCGGCAATGCAGATCAGCAATACACCCACGATCGCCGTACCCACGGCGGTACGCCCAGCTACCGGTGACCCTGTCGTGCTGGACGCAATAGCCTGCGCTACGATCTTCGCGCCATAGACGGCCATCACCGTGACAATAGGGGTGACCGCCGCGTAGTGCCGCGCTCCCCACATCCAATCACCACCCGACCGGAAGATGAACGCCGCCTGCACCGCAACCACCAGCGGCAGCACCAGCAGTATCGGGCTGTGTCGCCACCAGGAGACGAGGGCGGTGACGCCGAGTCCGAGTTGCAGGTACAGGGCCAGTAGACCGAGTACGCTGATCGTGCCCCACCACGGTTGTGCGTGCACGATGTACTCGTTACCCCAGTTGATGGCATCGGCAATCGGTACCTCTTTGGCGTAGTAGGTGTTGGGCATAAGCTCACCGAAGTAGATCAGTCGATAGGCGAGCAGCACCACCGCGACGACGGTCGGCGCGATGATCCACCTGGTGCGACGCGCAACGGGTTCGGCGCGATTCAGCAGTGTCCAGCCGATCGCGATAGCGGCCACCATGAGCACCGATTCAGGACGGACCAGCACCAGCAATCCCGCCCATCCGGCGGCGTGACGGTACGAGAACGAGGTGAGCGCAGCTAGCAACAGCACGATGAGCAGCACATTCATCGACGATTCGAGCAAGTTTGATGCCGATGCCGCGAGGTTCCACGACAGCGCCACCCCGACCGTGGACGCCAGCCTTCCGCGTGGCCCTAGTCCTACGTTCGCCGCGAGCCGTGCCGTCGGCCATAACACCGCCGCCCCGAACGCCACACCGATCACCTTGAGGATCAGGCCGGTGTAGTCGGCGGGCAAGATTGTGACCAGCGCGGCCACGAGCAGATGCAGGGGGCTGCTGTACCCCTCCACCTTGTCACCCAGGTTGAACACCGGTTCACCGTGGTGCAGCAGATTGTGCGCGATCCGCAGCGTAATGAAGCCGTCGTCGGGGGTCGTGCCCCAGGTGAGTAACACCATGACGAGGTATATCGGCAGGGCCGTTGCCGCCGGCCATTGTATCAACCGATCAAGAGTCGAACTCACGCACGGCGTGGCCCGCGCCTGGCTCGGGTCGTTATCCTCTGGCCGAACATCTGTCATCGTCTCGTCCCTTCCGGGTCCATGTCATGCCGGACCAGCATATCGAGGCAAGCCTAACCTAATTACTCCACCGGGAGTACGTAGCCGGTCACCCGGCCTAGCCCCTTGCAAGACACCCGAGAAACAAAGGCTAGGCAAACCTACATATAGGGGCTACGCTGGCGAACAGTACCTGACATTTGACAGAGGAGTGCAGCGTGGCATCACCGGTCTATACAAACCCAGCTTTCGCCGAGCACTGGAAAATGGCACTCCTCAAACGCAAAGGCCAGAAACCTGCCAGGATCGTCATCGTGTCGGGTTCTCTTTCGGAGATGATCTCCTACGGCGGCTGCACAAAGTCCTGGTGCGATATGCTGGGTGATCGGATATTCATTCCCACTTCAGCCGAATGGGGTCTCGGAACCAACGGCAATGGCGCAGATTTCTGGAATCCGACCAAGTCGACCAGCGGATCATTTTATGTCACCGCAGAAGTGGGAAATCACTCGCCTGTTCGTAAAGGAACCGCCACCGCCGGCGGCTTTATCGAGTGGGATGTTACCGAGTACCACCGCGTTCGGCCCTTGATTGTGAAAGCATCCTGGACCGGACATCCTGTAGTGTCCATCGATGATAGTACCCCGATCACCACGGATGCCATGAACTGGACCGTATGGGATCCTTCGGGAATAAGTCAGAATACCATACTGGGGCCGGCTTTCGACGTAACAGCTGCATCTAGCTTCAAATTGATTAAACCGAGCGTGGCGGACCTGATCGTCCACGGTATTGTGGTTGACAAGACGCTGAACACCGAGATTCAAGTTCTCAATCTCAGCCGATCCGGGACGACATCGGCGCAGTGGGGAACATGGTTTGAGCCCGCAAGGGACGGCGACGAATCCATGATCGAACTGACACGAGGGTTCAATCCCGACCTAGTCGCATTTGGCTCGTGGGGAAATGATTTTCATGAGGGAGTTAACCAGTCGACGCTCAACAGCCGTCTGGATGCGCTGTACGCCCGCCTTCAGGTCTTGTGTCCGAATGCGGACTTCTTCACCTGGAACGAACCACCCGCTGTGGACCCGAATGATCCATCGTTCGAAACAGCTTGGAACACCTTCAACCAGTGGATTCGCGACTGGAATGAAGCAAACGACATCCCATATTCAGACTGGGGAGCCTACATGCCTACCAGCGGTATCCACAATGAGTACTATGGAAGTGATCAGACTCACGGAAATGTCGCGTTCTCGCAATTGATTGCCGACGACAGCGCCGAGATCGTCCTTCCGTAGTTCCATTGCGGCGCTGATCCAAAATCATTGGAAATATTACTCGACCGCGCGACCGGGCCGCACCCATTCACCCCCTCCATGACCACTCAACCAGTAGCCTCTCATTCGAACGAAAGTGACGTTTATCACCGTAGGTGTGGCTTAGCTAAGTTCCTGGTCTACGCTATGGAGCGATTCAGGTGACCAGAAAACGTAGCGCGCAAGCGCGCACCGACAGCGAGTTGTCGGTGTTGTTGCGCGTGTACCGAGGGAAAGACGTTGGGCTCGATGTCTGCTGTGACCAATAGGCTGAGCGGAGAGGCCGTGGTCGGTCAGACGGTATCGAAACGGCTCGACATTCAGGGTCTGCGCGCGCTCGCGGTACTTGTCGTGGTGCTCAATCACCTGCACGTGCCGGGTTTTCTCGCCGGCTATGTCGGTGTCGACGTCTTCTTCGTGATCTCTGGCTATGTGATCACCCACATGCTGCTCCGCGATGGTGCGCGGCGCGGTGGCACAATCGGGTTCCTGAACTTCTACGCCAAACGCGCACGCCGTATTGTGCCGTCGGCGACGCTGATCATCGTCGTGACGATCATTGCGATCTTCGAACTCACCAGTTTCCTGCGTGGAGCACGACTGCTGCCGGACGCGACCGCATCGTCGCTGTTCCTCGCCAACACCCACTTCATCGCGACCGGAACCGAATACGCCGATGCCGGCAGCGGTCCTTCGCCGCTGCAGC contains:
- a CDS encoding SGNH/GDSL hydrolase family protein, translated to MASPVYTNPAFAEHWKMALLKRKGQKPARIVIVSGSLSEMISYGGCTKSWCDMLGDRIFIPTSAEWGLGTNGNGADFWNPTKSTSGSFYVTAEVGNHSPVRKGTATAGGFIEWDVTEYHRVRPLIVKASWTGHPVVSIDDSTPITTDAMNWTVWDPSGISQNTILGPAFDVTAASSFKLIKPSVADLIVHGIVVDKTLNTEIQVLNLSRSGTTSAQWGTWFEPARDGDESMIELTRGFNPDLVAFGSWGNDFHEGVNQSTLNSRLDALYARLQVLCPNADFFTWNEPPAVDPNDPSFETAWNTFNQWIRDWNEANDIPYSDWGAYMPTSGIHNEYYGSDQTHGNVAFSQLIADDSAEIVLP